In a genomic window of Pseudomonas mohnii:
- the rseP gene encoding sigma E protease regulator RseP, with the protein MSALYMIVGTLVALGVLVTFHEFGHFWVARRCGVKVLRFSVGFGMPLLRWHDKKGTEFVLAAIPLGGYVKMLDEREGEVPVDQLDQSFNRKSVRQRIAIVAAGPIANFLLALVFFWVLAMLGSEQVRPVIGAVESGSIAAKAGLNPGQEIVSIDGEPTSGWAAVNLQLVRRLGESGSLQVLVREQGSTVDSPRELALDKWLKGADEPDPIRSLGIRPWRPALPPVLAELDPKGPAQAAGLKTGDRLLALDSKALDDWQQVVDTVRMHPDTKIMLRVEREGAQIDVPVTLAARGDRKAPSGYLGAGVKPVDWPPEMIREVSYGPVAAIGEGARRTWTMSLLTLDSLKKMLFGELSVKNLSGPITIAKVAGASAQSGVADFLNFLAYLSISLGVLNLLPIPVLDGGHLLFYLIEWARGRPLSDRVQGWGIQIGISLVVGVMLLALVNDLGRL; encoded by the coding sequence ATGAGCGCGCTCTATATGATTGTCGGCACCCTGGTAGCTTTGGGCGTGCTGGTTACCTTCCACGAGTTCGGCCATTTCTGGGTCGCGCGTCGCTGTGGGGTCAAAGTGCTGCGCTTCTCCGTTGGCTTCGGAATGCCACTGCTGCGCTGGCACGACAAAAAAGGCACTGAGTTCGTTTTGGCTGCCATCCCGCTGGGTGGCTACGTCAAGATGCTTGACGAGCGTGAAGGCGAAGTACCTGTCGATCAACTCGACCAATCCTTCAATCGAAAATCCGTCCGTCAGCGTATTGCCATCGTAGCGGCTGGGCCGATTGCCAACTTCCTGTTGGCCCTGGTGTTTTTCTGGGTGCTGGCCATGCTCGGCAGCGAGCAGGTGCGCCCGGTCATCGGGGCTGTAGAGTCTGGCAGTATCGCCGCCAAGGCCGGTTTGAACCCGGGTCAGGAAATTGTTTCCATCGACGGTGAGCCGACTTCCGGTTGGGCGGCGGTGAATTTGCAGTTGGTCCGTCGACTCGGGGAAAGCGGTTCCCTGCAAGTGTTGGTTCGTGAACAAGGCTCCACGGTCGATTCTCCGCGTGAGCTGGCTCTTGATAAATGGCTCAAGGGGGCTGATGAGCCGGATCCGATTCGATCGCTGGGTATCCGTCCCTGGCGTCCGGCGTTGCCGCCGGTCCTGGCTGAACTTGATCCAAAGGGCCCGGCGCAGGCTGCTGGCCTGAAAACCGGTGACCGACTGCTGGCGCTGGACAGCAAGGCACTGGATGACTGGCAGCAAGTGGTCGACACCGTCCGTATGCATCCTGATACCAAAATCATGCTGCGGGTCGAGCGCGAGGGTGCTCAAATCGACGTCCCTGTGACACTGGCTGCGCGTGGCGACAGGAAGGCACCGAGCGGTTACCTGGGGGCTGGGGTCAAGCCTGTCGACTGGCCGCCGGAGATGATTCGGGAGGTCAGTTACGGTCCGGTGGCCGCGATTGGGGAGGGGGCGCGGCGTACTTGGACCATGAGCCTGCTGACCCTGGATTCGCTGAAGAAAATGTTGTTCGGCGAGCTCTCGGTAAAAAACTTGAGTGGACCGATAACCATTGCTAAAGTGGCGGGCGCTTCGGCCCAGTCGGGTGTTGCTGATTTCCTGAATTTCCTTGCTTATCTGAGTATTAGCCTGGGAGTTCTGAATTTGCTGCCCATTCCTGTGCTGGATGGGGGGCATTTGTTGTTTTATCTGATTGAGTGGGCGCGTGGTCGTCCCTTGTCGGATCGGGTGCAAGGTTGGGGGATACAGATCGGTATCAGTTTGGTGGTCGGAGTGATGTTGCTTGCTCTGGTCAATGATCTGGGTCGTCTGTAA
- the bamA gene encoding outer membrane protein assembly factor BamA: MKRLLLTAVLTVLMIAEVHAESFTISDIRVNGLQRVSAGSVFGALPLNVGEQADDHRLVESTRALFKTGFFQDIQLGRDGNVLVITVVERPSVASIEIEGNKAISTEDLMKGLKQSGLAEGEIFQRATLEGVRNELQRQYVAQGRYSATVDTEVVPQPRNRVGLKVNINEGTVAAIQHINVVGNTVFPDEDLIDLFELKTTNWLSFFKNDDKYAREKLSGDLERLRSYYLDRGYINMDIASTQVSITPDKKHVYITVNINEGDKYTVRDVKLSGDLKVPEDQVKSLLLVQKGQVFSRKLMTTTSELITRRLGNEGYTFANVNGVPQPHDEDHTVDITFAVDPGKRAYVNRINFRGNTKSEDEVLRREMRQMEGGWASTYLIDQSKTRLERLGFFKEVNVETPAVPGVDDQVDVNYSVEEQASGSITASVGFAQSAGLILGGSITQNNFLGTGNKVSIGLTRSQYQSRYNFGYVDPYWTADGVSLGYNAFYRTTDYKDLDVNVASYAVDSLGAGVSVGYPISETSRLTFGLTAQQDKIKTGLYTVDEIFDFVNQQGDQYLNFKASAGWSESTLNKGVLATRGHSQSLTAEATTPGSDLSFFKLDYRGQLFQPLSENYTMRLHTELGYGDGYGSTDGLPFYENYYAGGFNSVRGFKDSTLGPRSTPSRGVNPGTAVDPDQDPLPFGGNVLIQGGVELLFPLPFVKDQRSLRTSVFWDVGNVFDSTCKQSTNADGSKSNTQCNDVSLSNMASSVGVGVTWVTALGPLSFALAMPVKKPDSNAETQVFQFSLGQTF; encoded by the coding sequence ATGAAACGTCTGCTGCTAACTGCGGTTCTCACCGTATTGATGATCGCCGAAGTTCACGCCGAGTCCTTCACTATCTCTGATATTCGCGTCAATGGCCTCCAGCGGGTCTCCGCGGGTAGCGTCTTTGGTGCTTTGCCGTTGAACGTCGGTGAACAGGCGGATGATCATCGCCTGGTGGAATCCACTCGTGCGTTGTTCAAAACCGGTTTCTTTCAAGATATCCAGCTGGGCCGCGATGGCAACGTCCTGGTTATTACTGTAGTCGAGCGTCCGTCGGTCGCCAGTATCGAGATCGAAGGTAACAAGGCGATTTCCACAGAGGACCTGATGAAGGGCCTCAAGCAGTCCGGTCTGGCCGAAGGCGAGATCTTCCAGCGTGCGACCCTTGAAGGTGTACGTAACGAGCTGCAGCGCCAGTACGTCGCTCAGGGTCGCTACTCCGCCACCGTCGACACCGAAGTGGTACCTCAACCGCGCAACCGCGTCGGTTTGAAGGTCAACATCAACGAAGGCACCGTGGCGGCTATCCAGCACATCAACGTGGTGGGCAACACGGTCTTCCCGGATGAAGACCTGATCGACCTGTTCGAACTCAAGACAACCAACTGGTTGTCGTTCTTCAAGAACGACGACAAGTATGCTCGTGAAAAACTGTCCGGTGACCTGGAGCGTCTGCGTTCCTACTACCTGGACCGTGGCTATATCAACATGGATATCGCTTCGACCCAGGTGTCCATCACTCCGGACAAAAAGCACGTCTATATCACCGTCAACATCAACGAAGGCGACAAGTACACCGTTCGTGACGTCAAGTTGAGCGGTGACCTGAAGGTTCCAGAGGATCAGGTCAAGTCCCTGCTCCTGGTGCAGAAAGGCCAGGTGTTCTCGCGCAAGCTGATGACCACGACGTCCGAGCTGATCACCCGTCGTCTGGGTAACGAGGGTTACACCTTCGCCAACGTCAACGGCGTACCGCAGCCTCATGATGAAGACCACACCGTAGACATCACCTTCGCTGTCGATCCGGGCAAGCGTGCTTACGTCAACCGCATCAACTTCCGTGGCAACACCAAGTCCGAGGACGAAGTGCTGCGCCGTGAAATGCGCCAGATGGAAGGCGGTTGGGCGTCGACTTACCTGATCGACCAATCCAAGACACGTCTGGAGCGACTGGGCTTCTTCAAGGAAGTCAACGTTGAGACGCCGGCCGTACCTGGCGTCGATGACCAGGTGGATGTGAACTACAGCGTTGAAGAACAAGCGTCCGGTTCGATTACCGCCAGCGTCGGTTTTGCCCAGAGTGCCGGTTTGATCCTTGGTGGTTCGATTACCCAGAACAACTTCCTGGGTACGGGTAACAAGGTCAGCATCGGCTTGACTCGCAGCCAATATCAAAGTCGCTATAACTTCGGTTATGTCGACCCGTACTGGACCGCTGATGGTGTGAGCCTGGGTTACAACGCCTTCTATCGCACCACCGACTACAAAGACCTTGATGTCAACGTAGCCAGCTACGCCGTTGACAGCCTGGGAGCGGGCGTCAGCGTCGGTTATCCAATCAGCGAGACGTCGCGTCTGACCTTCGGATTGACTGCGCAACAAGACAAGATCAAGACGGGTCTTTACACCGTCGACGAAATTTTCGACTTCGTTAACCAGCAAGGTGATCAGTATCTGAACTTCAAGGCCTCGGCCGGTTGGTCCGAGTCCACATTGAACAAAGGCGTACTGGCGACCCGTGGTCATTCCCAAAGCCTGACTGCGGAAGCGACAACCCCGGGCAGCGATTTGTCGTTCTTTAAACTGGATTACCGCGGTCAATTGTTCCAGCCGTTGTCTGAAAACTACACCATGCGCCTGCACACCGAACTGGGTTATGGCGATGGTTATGGTTCCACTGATGGCTTGCCGTTCTATGAAAACTACTATGCTGGTGGTTTCAACTCGGTTCGTGGCTTCAAGGACAGCACTTTGGGGCCTCGCAGTACCCCGAGCCGGGGCGTGAACCCGGGAACAGCAGTCGATCCAGACCAGGATCCATTGCCGTTTGGTGGTAACGTCCTGATTCAGGGTGGTGTAGAACTTCTGTTCCCGTTGCCGTTCGTGAAAGACCAGCGTTCGTTGCGCACCTCGGTATTCTGGGATGTGGGTAACGTGTTCGATTCGACCTGCAAGCAGAGCACCAATGCCGATGGCTCGAAGTCCAACACTCAATGTAACGACGTCAGCCTGAGCAATATGGCCAGTTCTGTGGGTGTTGGTGTGACTTGGGTGACCGCCCTTGGTCCGTTGAGCTTCGCGTTAGCGATGCCAGTTAAAAAGCCGGACAGCAATGCCGAGACTCAAGTGTTCCAATTCTCCCTCGGCCAGACGTTCTAA
- a CDS encoding OmpH family outer membrane protein, translated as MRKLTQLVLLASVLVAGPAFADMKIAVLNYQMALLESDAAKKYAVDAEKKFGPQLTKLKTLESSAKGIQDRLMAGGDKMQQGERERLELEFKQKARDFQFQSKELNEAKAVADREMLKQLKPKLDSAVEEVIKKGAFDLVFERGAVIDVKPQYDITRQVIERMNQLK; from the coding sequence GTGCGTAAGTTGACTCAATTGGTTCTCCTGGCTTCCGTACTGGTAGCAGGCCCGGCTTTTGCCGACATGAAAATCGCCGTTCTGAACTATCAGATGGCCCTATTGGAATCCGATGCGGCCAAGAAGTACGCCGTGGATGCCGAGAAAAAATTCGGTCCTCAACTGACCAAGCTCAAGACACTGGAAAGCAGTGCCAAGGGTATTCAGGATCGTCTGATGGCCGGTGGCGACAAAATGCAGCAAGGCGAGCGTGAGCGTCTGGAGCTTGAATTCAAGCAAAAGGCTCGTGACTTCCAGTTCCAGTCCAAGGAACTGAACGAAGCCAAAGCCGTTGCCGACCGTGAAATGCTGAAACAGCTCAAGCCGAAACTGGACAGCGCTGTGGAAGAAGTCATCAAGAAAGGTGCTTTTGACCTGGTCTTCGAGCGTGGCGCAGTGATTGATGTCAAGCCTCAGTACGACATCACGCGCCAGGTTATCGAGCGCATGAATCAGCTGAAGTAA
- the lpxD gene encoding UDP-3-O-(3-hydroxymyristoyl)glucosamine N-acyltransferase translates to MTATIKLGQLAEFLGATLRGDAEKAITGLATLQEAGPTQLSFLANPQYRKYLAGSQAAALLLKASDAEGFVGNVLVVPDPYAAYARISHLFDPKPKAAAGIHPTAVIAADAVVDPAASIGAFVVIESGAQVAAGTTVGAHCFIGARSVIGEGGWLAPRVTLYHDVRIGKRVVIQSGAVLGGEGFGFANEKGIWQKIAQIGGVLVGDDVEIGVNTAIDRGALADTIIGNGVKLDNQIQIAHNVQIGDHTAMAACVGISGSTKIGKHCMLAGGVGLVGHIDICDNVFITGMTMVTHSITESGSYSSGTAMQPAAEWRKSAARIRQLDDIARRLRQLEKQVGEVTPDGNASSDG, encoded by the coding sequence ATGACTGCGACTATCAAACTCGGCCAACTGGCCGAGTTCCTCGGTGCCACATTACGTGGCGACGCGGAGAAGGCAATTACTGGGCTAGCCACCTTGCAGGAGGCTGGCCCAACTCAGTTGAGCTTTCTCGCAAATCCCCAATACCGTAAATACCTGGCAGGCAGCCAGGCTGCAGCCTTGTTGCTGAAAGCCTCTGATGCTGAGGGGTTTGTCGGTAATGTGTTGGTGGTGCCTGATCCATACGCTGCCTACGCGCGCATTTCTCACCTGTTCGATCCCAAGCCCAAGGCGGCGGCCGGTATTCATCCGACCGCAGTCATTGCGGCGGACGCGGTGGTCGATCCGGCGGCGAGTATCGGAGCGTTTGTAGTCATCGAGAGCGGTGCGCAAGTTGCCGCGGGGACAACCGTTGGCGCGCACTGTTTCATCGGTGCTCGTAGCGTCATTGGCGAAGGTGGCTGGCTCGCTCCCCGTGTCACGCTGTATCACGACGTTCGCATCGGCAAACGAGTGGTCATCCAGTCGGGTGCCGTACTCGGTGGCGAAGGCTTTGGTTTTGCCAACGAAAAGGGTATCTGGCAGAAAATTGCCCAGATCGGTGGCGTTCTGGTCGGTGACGACGTGGAAATTGGCGTGAATACTGCCATCGACCGCGGCGCGCTCGCCGATACCATCATCGGTAATGGCGTTAAGCTCGACAACCAGATTCAGATCGCCCACAACGTCCAGATTGGTGATCACACGGCCATGGCCGCGTGCGTGGGAATTTCCGGCAGCACCAAAATCGGCAAGCATTGCATGCTCGCCGGTGGCGTAGGTCTGGTGGGACATATCGATATTTGCGACAACGTTTTCATTACCGGGATGACCATGGTGACTCACTCGATCACCGAGTCAGGTTCCTATTCTTCCGGTACGGCAATGCAGCCAGCGGCCGAGTGGCGCAAAAGCGCGGCCCGTATCCGTCAGCTCGATGACATCGCACGGCGTTTGCGACAGCTGGAAAAGCAAGTAGGGGAAGTGACCCCTGACGGTAATGCTTCTTCAGATGGCTGA
- the fabZ gene encoding 3-hydroxyacyl-ACP dehydratase FabZ — translation MMDINEIREYLPHRYPFLLVDRVVDLDVEGKRIRAYKNVSINEPFFNGHFPAHPIMPGVLIIEAMAQAAGILGFKMLDVKPADGTLYYFVGSDKLRFRQPVLPGDQLILEAKFISCKRQIWKFECQASVDGKPVCSAEIICAERKL, via the coding sequence ATGATGGACATCAACGAGATTCGCGAATACCTGCCTCACCGTTACCCGTTCCTGCTGGTGGACCGGGTCGTGGATCTGGATGTGGAAGGCAAGCGCATTCGCGCCTACAAGAATGTCAGCATCAACGAACCTTTCTTCAATGGTCACTTTCCGGCGCATCCGATCATGCCGGGCGTACTGATCATCGAAGCGATGGCTCAGGCTGCCGGGATCCTTGGTTTCAAGATGCTCGACGTGAAACCGGCCGATGGCACCCTTTATTACTTCGTCGGTTCCGACAAGCTACGCTTCCGCCAGCCGGTGTTGCCGGGTGATCAGTTGATTCTTGAAGCCAAGTTCATCAGCTGCAAGCGTCAGATCTGGAAGTTCGAGTGCCAGGCTTCGGTCGACGGCAAGCCAGTCTGCTCAGCTGAAATCATCTGCGCGGAACGTAAACTATGA
- the lpxA gene encoding acyl-ACP--UDP-N-acetylglucosamine O-acyltransferase, giving the protein MSLIDPRAIIDPTAVLADGVEVGPWSIIGAGVEIGEGTVIGPHVILKGPTRIGKHNRIYQFSSVGEDTPDLKYKGEETRLVIGDHNVIREGVTIHRGTIQDRSETTLGDHNLIMAYAHIGHDSVIGNHCILVNNTALAGHVHVEDWAILSGFTLVHQYCHIGAHSFSGMGTAIGKDVPAFVTVFGNPAEARSMNFEGMRRRGFSEDAIHALRRAYKVVYRQGLTVEQALAELAEPSEQFPEVAVFRDSIQSSTRGITR; this is encoded by the coding sequence ATGAGTTTGATTGACCCTCGCGCAATCATCGATCCGACGGCCGTCCTGGCTGACGGTGTCGAGGTCGGGCCGTGGTCGATCATCGGCGCAGGTGTGGAGATCGGCGAGGGGACGGTTATCGGGCCGCATGTGATTCTTAAGGGCCCAACCCGAATCGGTAAGCACAACCGCATCTATCAGTTCTCCTCGGTAGGTGAAGACACGCCTGATCTGAAGTACAAGGGCGAAGAAACTCGCCTGGTGATCGGTGACCACAATGTCATTCGCGAAGGCGTGACCATTCACCGTGGAACCATTCAGGATCGTTCGGAAACCACCCTGGGCGATCACAACCTGATCATGGCCTATGCCCACATCGGTCACGACAGCGTCATCGGAAACCACTGCATTCTGGTCAACAACACCGCACTTGCCGGTCATGTGCACGTTGAAGACTGGGCGATCCTGTCCGGGTTTACCCTGGTTCACCAGTATTGCCACATTGGTGCCCACAGCTTTTCCGGCATGGGTACCGCCATCGGCAAGGACGTTCCCGCGTTCGTTACGGTGTTCGGCAATCCGGCCGAAGCCCGTAGCATGAACTTCGAAGGCATGCGCCGTCGCGGTTTCAGCGAAGATGCGATCCACGCCCTGCGTCGTGCCTACAAGGTGGTCTATCGCCAGGGCCTGACAGTTGAGCAAGCACTCGCCGAACTGGCCGAACCTTCGGAGCAATTCCCGGAAGTTGCGGTGTTCCGTGACTCCATCCAGTCTTCGACGCGCGGCATCACCCGCTAA
- the lpxB gene encoding lipid-A-disaccharide synthase, producing MANLRIALVAGEASGDILGAGLMRALKAQHPAIEFIGVGGPLMQAEGLTSYFPMERLSVMGLVEVLGRLRELLARRKKLVADLIAAKPDVFIGIDAPDFNLNIELKLRQAGIKTVHYVSPSVWAWRQKRVLKIREGCDLMLTLFPFEAKFYEEKGVPVRFVGHTLADAIPLEADRAAARAELGLPDGPLVALMPGSRGGEVGRLGALFLDTAQRLRALRPGVRFVLPCANPQRRAQLEELLVGRDLPLTLLDGKSHLALAACNAVLIASGTATLEALLYKRPMVVAYRLAPLTFWILKRMVKSPYVSLPNLLAQRLLVPELLQDDATVEALAQTLSPLIEGGEEQTRGFDEIHRTLRLDASNQAADAVLNLIGQAQ from the coding sequence ATGGCCAATCTGCGTATTGCGCTGGTGGCGGGTGAGGCTTCCGGTGACATTCTGGGCGCGGGGCTGATGCGTGCGCTCAAGGCTCAACACCCGGCAATCGAATTCATCGGTGTCGGTGGCCCGCTGATGCAGGCTGAAGGTTTGACTTCATACTTCCCGATGGAGCGCCTGTCGGTCATGGGCCTGGTGGAGGTCCTTGGCCGATTGCGCGAATTGCTGGCACGTCGCAAGAAACTGGTCGCAGACCTGATTGCCGCAAAGCCGGACGTGTTCATCGGAATCGATGCCCCGGATTTCAATCTCAATATCGAACTCAAACTGCGTCAGGCCGGGATCAAGACCGTGCATTACGTCAGTCCGTCGGTCTGGGCTTGGCGACAGAAGCGTGTGCTGAAGATTCGTGAAGGTTGCGACCTGATGCTGACGCTGTTTCCGTTTGAAGCAAAGTTCTATGAAGAGAAGGGCGTGCCAGTGCGGTTTGTCGGGCACACCCTGGCCGATGCTATTCCGCTCGAGGCCGACCGTGCCGCAGCGCGGGCCGAGCTTGGATTGCCTGACGGGCCGTTGGTCGCGCTGATGCCCGGCAGTCGCGGCGGCGAAGTGGGCCGTCTGGGTGCATTGTTTCTCGACACGGCCCAACGCCTGCGGGCACTGCGTCCTGGCGTGCGGTTTGTCTTGCCGTGTGCCAACCCGCAGCGTCGCGCGCAGCTTGAAGAGCTGTTGGTCGGCCGCGATCTGCCGCTGACCTTGCTCGATGGCAAGTCCCACCTGGCCTTGGCCGCGTGTAACGCAGTGCTGATCGCGTCCGGAACGGCAACGCTTGAAGCCCTGTTGTACAAACGCCCAATGGTGGTCGCTTATCGCTTGGCGCCGCTGACGTTCTGGATTCTCAAGCGGATGGTGAAAAGCCCCTACGTCTCCTTGCCGAACCTGCTGGCCCAGCGACTGCTGGTGCCCGAGTTGCTGCAAGACGATGCGACGGTCGAAGCGCTGGCCCAGACCCTGTCGCCGCTGATCGAGGGTGGGGAAGAGCAAACTCGCGGTTTTGACGAAATCCACCGTACCTTGCGTCTGGATGCCTCTAATCAGGCGGCGGATGCGGTGCTGAATTTGATCGGCCAAGCACAATGA
- the rnhB gene encoding ribonuclease HII translates to MQMGLDFTLVAEVEELVAGVDEVGRGPLCGAVVTAAVILDPNRPILGLNDSKKLTEARREKLYDEICEKALSWCIARAEVEEIDELNILHATMLAMQRAVAGLHIQPKLAMIDGNRCPKLPMRAEAVVQGDGKVPAIAAASILAKVSRDREMAAFELIYPGYGIGGHKGYPTPVHLEALARLGPTPIHRRSFAPVRLAYEARESLIES, encoded by the coding sequence ATGCAGATGGGGCTGGATTTCACCTTGGTCGCTGAAGTGGAAGAGTTGGTTGCCGGCGTCGACGAGGTCGGTCGCGGCCCGCTCTGTGGCGCCGTGGTGACTGCGGCTGTGATCCTCGATCCGAACCGTCCGATTCTCGGCTTGAATGACTCGAAGAAGCTCACCGAAGCTCGCCGGGAAAAACTCTACGATGAAATCTGCGAGAAAGCCCTGAGCTGGTGCATCGCCCGCGCGGAAGTCGAAGAGATCGACGAGCTGAACATACTCCATGCCACCATGCTGGCCATGCAGCGCGCGGTAGCAGGGCTGCATATACAGCCGAAACTCGCGATGATCGACGGTAATCGTTGCCCGAAATTGCCGATGCGCGCCGAAGCGGTGGTGCAGGGTGATGGCAAGGTGCCAGCCATCGCGGCTGCATCGATTCTGGCCAAGGTCAGTCGTGACCGTGAAATGGCTGCGTTCGAATTGATTTATCCCGGCTACGGCATTGGCGGGCATAAAGGTTACCCGACGCCAGTCCATCTTGAAGCGCTCGCTCGTCTGGGGCCGACCCCGATCCATCGGCGCTCGTTTGCCCCGGTGCGCTTGGCGTATGAGGCGCGGGAAAGCCTGATCGAGAGTTAG